The genomic DNA aatgaCAGGGACCTAAtgacgcagcacagcacagcactcCCCGAGGCGTGCCACAAGATGTGAACTTTCCAGTTTACTTCAAGTCAACACAGACTGGCTTTTTCCTGTAATTTTAACATTGTAGTTAATGGCATCATCATTTTCAGTTTACCTTGGTGTTTTTGAGGCCAGTGCCGAGGGAGTAGGAGTTGCCTTGGTTACGAATCATAATGTTGTAAACCTTGCCTTGTTTCAAAAGCATCAGGGTGTAGGGGTGCTCAACCGCGCCTTGTGAGCTGTCCCTTACCACAAATGCCCCATCCTAAAgacacaaattttaaaatgattttgcaAATAAAGTCCTGTGAAATTTCAGCTgcctgtttgtgtatgtgtgttatgtgctctagaaagaggaggatgagatATGCGAGACTGTGAGGGAGCACCTGACCTTGTTCACCTCTCTGAGAGCAACTTCAGCTTGATGTCTGGTCACCTTTCCTACATACCAGCTGGGATCCAAACCCTGGGTACAACATAATTCGAGTCATAGTAAGGACTAAATCATTTGTGGTTGGTGGCAATCTGTACATATACTGAATGCGTatgctgtgtttttttatttttttattttcttaacagcagatactgtatgtgtccaagacaaattttcctttgggacaatgaagtctatcttatcttaatcTATATATTTCTTATGTCTCTTTTGCAGTGACAGAAATGTGTTTGACTTTGTTGTTATTGTAAAAGAAATGTAACAGATAATCACAATTACCCAACCTAGTGAATAAAATGCAAATCTCCTGAGTTCAGAGACCTAAGGGTCCCACTATAATGTTCTTTCTACAACATCGCCATCTGCTGTTTCCATTCCGAAAGTACTCAAAAGTGTGAAATTGCACAGAAAAGCTCTAATATCATACATGTTATCCAGCAAGCACAGCATGAATGGAAAATCATTGCTCAATAGTGATTCCACTTTTGATTCTCACCTCACTTGGTCCTGGTATTGAATTGTTAACCTTAGCAGGCTGTGTTGGTACTGGAGGAAGTGGAATGAGTTTACTTGCTCTTGGGAGAGAGATAtgaaattaaacattattaaAAGACAACTTAAATAATTGCATTACCCACAATGAAGTTAGACTTACAAATTGTTTCAGGTTGGCCTACCTGTTGGCCACATCTGTAGGTCTGGGAACTCTTGGTTTAAAGATCTCGCTTGTGGATGAGCCAGGAGCCTTGACAGCGCTCCCCTCTTGTGGACATGATGGATAGTGCGAAACAGAAATGTGTAATATTGTGACAAGATCACGACATTTTGCTGTTCAACTGTTAAAACCACTCCAAACGCTACGTAATAAGCAGCACATACTTGGTTTTGTAAGGTCTGTCTGGGATGGGCCACATTGCCCAGGCTTCTTGCTCCTGTCAACGTGCAGATTGGGTTGGCTGGCTGGTGTTTGGAAAATAGAAAAAGCTGTTTCACATAAGGCTCATCAACATTATCATCATCAGTAAGTTGGGTGGGGGAGGAGGTGTTAATTGTACAGTCACCTAGTGCTTTTAGAGGTCTCTGAGGGGTCATTCTTGGTGGGCGGGGGTGTGGAAGTTTTGAGGTCCTTTCAGCAGGGATTGGCTCATTAACCGGATCTACTCACATACGTACACAGATTTTTTAAGTTAGGCCTGCAGCAAATGTAATCACCAATTCTGCTTTCCAAACATATAAAATGAAAGGCAACAGATTACACTGATATGTTTTCACATGTGATTGCATTTCTTTGTGTACAGCTGGCACTGACTGTTCTGAAGTGTATCCCCTCTTGGAGCTGGAGGTGGCCTCATTATGTCCTCAGAGGAAGGCCTCTCGCAGTTCTCTTCATAGGTCTTGTCGCTGTCTCGTTGCTCAGCTGTTTGTGGCTCATTCAGAGCATAGATGTCGCTGTCTTCCCCCCCCTCCTGGTGTGGACCTTCATAGTCATGATCACTGTCATTGTCCTGACCACAGCCCAGATATGTGACAAGACAAGTACAAAATACAGTTTTGTGAACTATTACTTTTGTCacttaattttattaatttgcttTGACTTTGACCCTGAAGTCTgtgtcagaatcagaatcagctttattggccaggtttgcgtaaacaaaacaggaatttgactccagttaatctttgctctcaaagtacaacactcacctaacatataaagaataaaaacagaaaggacagtaagaaatataaaaaaagtaaaacaataaaatagaatttacaaaaaatgtataataacaattgaagagagggaaggaatagtgcaatatcagtatAGTCAGAGATTTAAGATTTAGATATGGGTGGGGGCTATTTCTGAGCTTTCAACAGATCATATCATTAAAacttgtgaaaaataaaataacttaagCTTTTTACTTACGAACTCATCAGAGTCCCAAACTTCTTCCTTCTGTACAAATACTGTAGGGAAATAACCCGTGAAAAGAATAGTATCAGGCCTAAAGGAATCATGGCTTTATCACATCAGTAGTATAGTTGAATCCAAGTGTTCTTTACCTTGTTTTGGGTGCTTTTGTGCCTTTGAtctgcacaaaaaaataaataaggaaaTGATGCATTGTTCAGTTACAGTGTCATATTTGCTGCAAAATAAAGTCTGTTTTCTTACGTATGACCGAAGACCCTCTTCTGTTCCCCCTTGTTGATATCACTTTGGATCTTAGTAATTATTCTGTTAAGATAAGACCATTTATAAACAATATTTATGGTTGGAAAACTGTTTGGTGtcaatgaaataaatatatcttCAGTCAGACTCACTGGACATAAAGGCTGGGGAACCCTTGAAGTTCATGCGCAGTCATTTGCTGGAGGATGTAGATTTCaatataaatgaaaaatagaaaatcaaTTGCTCAGAGTATTTTCAGAATAGTAAATAAGTGTAAAGGACTCCAGAGATATACACATACTTACCATGAACTGTGCTCCAGTTATGCTGCCCTTTATCACAAATTTGTCGCAGCCTGATAACCTAAGCTGAGAAGATGTCACACACTTTTAGAGCAGGCAAATGAACTTTTACTGCATAGTATTGAGTTATATGATTGTCTGAAATTCACCTGTCTTTGAGTTGCACTTTTTAGGTTTAGTATTATTAAATATACtgcattacatttaaaaaaattaaaattttaggccttaaaaagtcttaaatttgctgAGTACTGTGTTGTTAGGTCTCAAATAATTTCAAACGGGTCTTAAATTTCCCCACGTCCATGTAAGGCTACTGCTAATGCTCactgaaatgtttgtttttttaattctgtggtgttgtaatTCTTTCTTTCGCTCGTCCAAATATAATTCGctgtacatatatacatgttattattactctgtgtcgcttttattcaatttgaatacatttatttaatatgcAAGTACTTACCTGTGACTCTGCATTTTGTTGTACTTTTGATGTCATGAtttaggtcttaaatttcattcatgaagggtcttaaaaagtcttacatttgacttaataaaacctgcagaaaccctgaagATGTataaacatttcatttcaacTTGATGCTGCTCTTTTGATACTCACCCTCCTCATGTAGTCAGCTAGACTTTGGGGATTCCATCCCATCACTTCCACTTTAGAGGGAGCATTGTTTAAACTCATGCTTGTCTCTCGTGGGTATCGCATCCACCGAGAATGGAGGGTTTAATGACAGCAGGAGCTTTTTGTTTTGCAGTAGGCTCACAAAACTGTTGCTGTTAAAGTCCTCAACATACTCAACCTACCTTCATAATGAGAGTTTAGTATCATCTCTCTAACCTTTAAATAAGCATTTTTGTGGTGCCTCATTGTGTCTTTTGTGTAAAAGACTTAAGTAGAAAGTTTCTGTGGTTTTAAAGCACTGCACTAATTTAAGCACATGCACAATGCAGATTATATCTTTGTCTAAACATAGAGCCTGCTGATTTCCTTTCACACACCTACGTACACTACCACAGGCTTGTAGCTGCATACCTTGGTTATCGTTTTAGTTAGTGCAAACGTATATGTGTAATTTAATGTGAGATGCAGATTTCTTAAACTATTTTAAATATGATTATATCTAAATAACCTTGTATGTATTTGGATTAAATGTGGACATACTCTTCTaaatagttttatttatatGCATAGATTGATGTTGCTGCTTAGAGATGTTTCTTGTGAGTCATGTTGCGACCTCATACATGCTTTTTATTGTAATTCATAACATGGCATTGTTGAAGGCTGTGTCAGATCTTGTATGCCAGCATGCAGCCTGCGGCCTGCAACAGGCCTCTTGGTATCTCACACCCAGGTGAGAGAGGAGGGCAGCAGAGAGAAGGAATGATCAATCACGCTCACATCTCCCCCAAGACCCCCAGGCATGTCTGGGTGAATACATGAGTCCTCCTGGGGGGTCCCTGTGGGAGatcaccccctcctcccctgtTTTCCTCTTCTATCCTGATTGGGAAtcataccccccccccacaccccatgAAAGACATGATACTGCCATTGTATAAGAGGCAAGAAATACAGTATAATTATAAAGCAAGAGATGCAACACCTTTAGCAAGGTATTACATCAGTGTAAAGATGTGGTTGTTTTTACTAAGTCCAgctcatttttaataaaattgtTGCAAGATAAATAACTGACCCTCTCCCTATAAATTTTATCATCAACTCGTAAAGCACTACCAAGCGACAGCCATCATATGGGACCAATATGGAGCCAATAATGCACTCTGTGGAAAGCGGAGATAAGGGGCGGATCACTGAGGGCTTCCAGTGAGGCGAAACCTTCATTAATGCACAGCAGGACAGCATGGGAAATACAGGACATCCCCAGAAGCAAACAGACAAATGGGAAGGATGGGAGGGAGTGTTTTGGTCTGTGAGTCCTTCTGCAgtcaggattttatttttactctgTGTGTAGTGCTAGTTTCTCATCTTTTCTGTTCTTTCTTGTAAGACATTTCCTTCCCCAGAAACCCATTTTGTCTTACATTAATATGATATTCATGTATGTGGCGTTGTGTCTGACAGTTGTTTAACAGTGTTTAAGTGTTTCTAATGcagtttgggtgtttttttttatcagtgcCCAGAGCTTATATGTCAAATTTTAAACAACCAGCAGTGTTGACTAAATAGACTATAAAGTTTCCAGAGTTCCCCTAAAAGTAACACCATTGATCAACTATATAATGTAATGATAATCTGTGCTGTATGTCTCACTTATCTTGTTATTTACGGCTTTAACTAGTCTGTAAAGATAGTGAAACAGCTTTGTCCCACCCCCTCTCCCCCAGGCCTGGACCCCCTCATGAAGGTAATATCCATGCCATCACTCATTTAGCTGAGACAGTGGCAGATTTATGACACCTCCAGCTGAGAGGAAGATATTTTGGAGATACAGCGGgtagaggagagaaggaggcaaATGAATGGCTCTTAAGACACAGATAGGCCAGTGGGCAGAGACCAGGCTTCTCTTagacctaattacttgcacatTATAACATTAGATATTTCACTTGCTTTCAATGTAGAATCTGAGTCACGCTTATTTATAGGCCTTTACTGTCGCCTCACTGGATTTCCGATGTTAATATCTGGACCCCAATGACCCACTTTGATGAGAAACAGAGAAGTTTGGTCACAATTCGTGTTCCAGTCTGTAAACGCGTTTCCCCACACAAGCTTTGATG from Perca fluviatilis chromosome 10, GENO_Pfluv_1.0, whole genome shotgun sequence includes the following:
- the lcp2b gene encoding lymphocyte cytosolic protein 2 isoform X2 yields the protein MTAHELQGFPSLYVQIITKIQSDINKGEQKRVFGHTSKAQKHPKQVFVQKEEVWDSDEFDNDSDHDYEGPHQEGGEDSDIYALNEPQTAEQRDSDKTYEENCERPSSEDIMRPPPAPRGDTLQNNPVNEPIPAERTSKLPHPRPPRMTPQRPLKALASQPNLHVDRSKKPGQCGPSQTDLTKPKGSAVKAPGSSTSEIFKPRVPRPTDVANRASKLIPLPPVPTQPAKVNNSIPGPSEGLDPSWYVGKVTRHQAEVALREVNKDGAFVVRDSSQGAVEHPYTLMLLKQGKVYNIMIRNQGNSYSLGTGLKNTKSFPGVKEMITQHTHTPLLLIDATDQSSEAQSQCCLLHPAGL
- the lcp2b gene encoding lymphocyte cytosolic protein 2 isoform X1, with protein sequence MRYPRETSMSLNNAPSKVEVMGWNPQSLADYMRRLRLSGCDKFVIKGSITGAQFMQMTAHELQGFPSLYVQIITKIQSDINKGEQKRVFGHTSKAQKHPKQVFVQKEEVWDSDEFDNDSDHDYEGPHQEGGEDSDIYALNEPQTAEQRDSDKTYEENCERPSSEDIMRPPPAPRGDTLQNNPVNEPIPAERTSKLPHPRPPRMTPQRPLKALASQPNLHVDRSKKPGQCGPSQTDLTKPKGSAVKAPGSSTSEIFKPRVPRPTDVANRASKLIPLPPVPTQPAKVNNSIPGPSEGLDPSWYVGKVTRHQAEVALREVNKDGAFVVRDSSQGAVEHPYTLMLLKQGKVYNIMIRNQGNSYSLGTGLKNTKSFPGVKEMITQHTHTPLLLIDATDQSSEAQSQCCLLHPAGL